A stretch of DNA from Clostridiales bacterium:
CAAGAATTATTAGTTTTTGTTCTATGGCAAGCCCCATGTTTGTTCTGGGAAGCGTAGGAATAGGATTGCTCAAATCATACGCCGCGGGCTTAATTTTGCTTATATCGCAAATTTTATCCAATATAATCAATGGATTGATATTTAGCAATTATAAATCAAAAAACTTTCAATCAAAATTATTAATAGCGCCGCAAACAAAAAACGCCGATAATGTTTTATCTGAGTGCGTATATAACTCCGTTATCAGCGTATTGACAGTAGGCGGATTTATAGCAATCTTTTACATGATTGCTGAGATTTTAAACGATATATATTTTTTGTATCCTTTAAGATTAATCTTAGAAAAACTTGGAATAAACGAAAATTTTTCGGATGGCTTGACAAGAGGGTTAATAGAAATAACCAACGGATGCCTTCATATAAGCGCCCAAGGAGGAAGCCTTATCCAAAAAACAGTCTGTTGCGGTTTTTTAATTTCCTGGGGCGGTTTATCGGTGCATTTTCAGAACTTGGCTTTCTTAACCAAATCAGGCATAAAAATAAGTTTTTATTTCTTATCAAAAACAACCCAGTCATTAATCATGCTGATAATTACTTTGATTTTTTGCCTTATTTTTCTGCGTTAATAATTTCCCAAATACTTAAAATATGTGGTTGATTTTTTGATTTTATCAAAAGCCGATTGGACATTTTGGTCGTTTACATTGCCCAAAAAGTCCACAAAAAAAATATAATTTCCATAACGGTTTTTGAAAGGTCGCGACTCTATTTTGGTCATATTTAGACTGTGTTCATGCAATATTTGCAATATTTTTAATAATCCGCCGGGTTTGTTTTCCGCGTCAAATATAATAGAGATTTTTTGGTTAGTATTATGATGCCGAGGCTCTTTTTCTAAAACCACAAATCTCGTTATGTTGTTCGTGTCGTTTTGTATTGTTTCAGGCAAGGCTTTTAAATCCTGGTTAAGATTATGCTCGCCGGCAATAGCGGCGGTATAGTCGTCCTCAATGCTTTCAACGGCTTTTGATGTGGAAGATGTATATACTATTTCAGCGCTTGGATAACGCTTTGCCAAAAACTTTCTGCATTGTCCGTAGGCTTGGGCGTGGGTAATGATTTTTTTAATATTGTTAAAATCGCCCGTCTTTTTCATAATCAGCTTGTGGTTTATTTCCAAGCAAATTTCTTTGGTAATATAAAGCTCGCATTCCCACGCCAAAATATCCAAGGTGTTGCTTACTGCACCTTCCAATGAATTTTCTATGGGCAATACGGCTTTATCCGTAAGATTTCCAACCGCCAAAGCGACATCAATAAATGTGGGAAATTGTATTATGGTATCTTCAGGGGATTTTACTTTTTGCGCCACAAGATAAGAATAACTGTTTTCCGGACCCAAATAGCCTATTTTCATAATTGCTCCGCTATATCAAAAACCAATCTCTCGGTCTTAGCCCAGCCAATGCATGGGTCGGTTATTGATTTCCCAAACTCTTTGCCGTCTATATCTTGAGCGCCGTCTTGAAGATAGCTTTCAATCAAAAAACCTTTAAAGTGTTTTGCAAACTCTTTGCTGTATTTTTTATTGCTCATAACTTCATGGACTATTCTTATCTGCTGCATGGCGTCTTTGCCCGAATTGGAATGATTGGTGTCTATAATTATAGACGGGTTTTTAAGCCCTGTTTTTTCGTATAATTTAGAAAATTTAATTACATCTTCAAAGTGGTAATTGGGAATATGAATGCCATTGGTATCCACAGCGCCCCTTAATATCGCGTGCGCGTATGGATTGCCGTCGGTTTGCACCTGATAATGATGATATTTAAATTCGTTGGGTATTTGGACGGCATAGATAGAGTTAAGCAATACCTGTAAGCTTCCGTTCATCGGGTTTTTTACGCCCACAGGCAAGTCTATTCCGCTGCAAACAAGCCTATGCTGTTGGTTTTCGGAGGATCTAGCGCCAATGGAAACATAAGTCAAAAGGTCGTCAACATATGCATAGTTATCCGGATATAGCATCTCATCGGCCGCTGTTAGGCCCGATTCTTTTATCGCGTTAATGTGCATTCTTCTTAACGACAATATCCCTTCTTGAATGTCGGTCCCGCTGTTAGGGTCGGGCTGATGCAACATGCCCTTATATCCTTCTCCGCGCGTCCGCGGCTTGTTGGTATAAATTCTGGGTATTATAAAAATCTTTTCAGCCACCCTTTCTTGAAGTTTGCCCAATCTTCTGACATATTCCAAAACAGCGCTTTCGTTATCGGCGCTGCACGGTCCTATGATTAGCAAAAGTTTAGAACTTTTGCCGCAAATTATATCAATCGCTTCTTGATCGCGTTTTTGTTTGAGTTCTTTTAAGTCCTCGGGAAAAGGCAAATATTCCTTTATCTTCTCGGGCGAGTCTATTTCCTTTTTTATTCTGAACAACTTTATTCAACCTGCCTTTTTAAAAGTAGTTATGCGTTTTCGGCGATATAATACAATAATTTTTCGGTCTTTTCCCAGCCAAGACAGGCGTCTGTTATGGACTTTCCATATTCTTTTCCGTTAACATCTTGTTTGCCGTCTTGAATGTAACTTTCAATCATAAACCCTTTCACATATTTGCCAAACAGCGAGCTTGACTTTTTGTTGGCCAAAACTTCTTTTACTATCCTTATTTGCTCAAAAGGATTTTTACCTGAATTTGAATGGTTTGTGTCAATAATTATTGTCGGGTTTTTCAAACCGCTTGCCTCGTATAACGCGCTAAACTTAACCACATCTTCATAATGATAATTGGGCACATTGATGCCGTTAGTATCAACCGCGCCTCTCAAAATCGCGTGCGCCAAAGGATTGCCGTCCGTCTTTACTTGCCAAAAGTTAAATTTGAACTCGTTGGGAATTTGGGCGGCATGAATAGAGTTTAACAAAACATGCATGCTCCCGTTCATAGGGTTTTTCATGCCCGTAGGCATGCCAATCCCGCTTGCCACCAACCTATGCTGTTGGTTTTCAACCGACCTTGCACCGACAGCCACATACGATATCAAATCGTCAACATAATAATGGTTTTCGGGATATAACATATCGTCCGCGCAAGACATGCCAAATTCTTGCAATGCCCTAAGATGCAAACGCCTTAGGGCAATTAGCCCGCTTTGAATGTCCGTTTCTTTGTTGGGATCGGGTTGATGGAGCATACCCTTATATCCTTCTCCGCGCGTCCGCGGCTTATTGGTATAAATCCTCGGAACTATAAAAACTTTGTCTTTTATTTTTTCGGCGACTTTGGCGAGCCTGCCTACATAATCCAAAACCGCAGTCTCATTATCGGCGCTGCACGGCCCGATTAAGACAAGCAGCTTGTCGCTTTCTCCCATGATTATCCGCGTTATTTCCAAATCTCTTTCGTGTTTTACCGCTTTTAGTTCTTCTGTAACAGGCAACATTTCTTTGATTGTTTTAGGTTGATCAATAGTTTTTACTAAAGTAAACATCTTATAACGCTCCGTATATCTGTAATTATTATATTTATTAGTTTTCTTTTAGTGTCTTTATCTATTGCTGTCTTTTAAACCATTAATCATATCGTCGCGGTTTTGTTTTAAGATCTCCAGCATATTTTTCAAAAAATCTTCCATGTCTTCAAACATAGTATATATTATTGCCGCCGCTTTGTTGATAGAATCATCGCAAGCTTGCCTTACATTCTCATAATGCGCCGCCGCAGCCTCTTCGGCTCTTTTCATTATCTCCGAGTTTTTTATTATTATATTAGAATGCGTTTCGGCTTCTTTGATGATTTGTTTTGCCTTTCTCTCGGCTTCTATAAGAATCTCCTCTTTGTTTGCCACCACATAATTGGCGTCTTTGATAACGGAAGGAAAAGCGCGCTTAAGGGCGTCTATCAAACTTAAGCATTTTTGAACATTAACTTTTTTGCCAAAAATACCTTTTTCCGTATCCAAAAACTCGTTTTCAAGTTCTAAAATAAGGTCATAAAAATCCATCTATTCCCCCATGTAATTGCGTATCAATTTTTCGGCTTCTTCACGCACCATTGCGGATATATCGGCTTTTTGTATGATAAGTTGTCTTATCAAGCTACTGTGTATATGAGAATATTTAGGGTTATTAATAAAAAACACGCTTTCTATTTCGGGATCAAGGCTTTTGTAAATAAGCGATAAAGATCTTTCATACTCAAAATCATTAACCGTTCTTAAACCTCTTATCAAAAGCCTGCAATTGTGTTTTTTACAAAAATCTGTAAGCAACCCGTCAAAAGTATGCACTTCCACATTTTTTAAAGATTTTGTGGAAGCGATTACGATGTTTTTTCTTTGGTCCAGGTCAAACATACAACGCTTGTCATCGCTTTTTGCGATAGCTATTATTACTTTGTCGTATGTCGCCGAGGCTCTTGAGGCAACATCAAAATGCCCAAGAGTGAATGGGTCAAAAGTCCCCGCAAAAACTACATTCATATAAACTCCGTAAAACTAAAAAATGTTAATTGCGTGTCGCCGTATTTTTTTATATTAATTATTTTATAATAATTTTGGTCAAAAACAAAATCTTTTTTTGTTGAATGTTCTATAATTATTTTTGAATTTCTATTCATTATAGGATATTTTAATAATGTTTGCAAGATTTCTTCCTCGCAATTATATTGATAAGGCGGGTCAATAAATATAAAATCATACTTCCGATTTTTATTGTATAAAAATCTTATGCAATCAAAAGCGTCCAAATTTAAAATTTCGGCGGGTTCTTTTGTTAAGTCAAGGTTGGCCTTTATTATTTTAATTAATTGAATATTGTTATCGCAAAAAGTAACTTTTGCGCCTCTGCTTATCGCCTCAATCCCAATATTGCCCGTTCCCGAAAACAA
This window harbors:
- the coaD gene encoding pantetheine-phosphate adenylyltransferase codes for the protein MNVVFAGTFDPFTLGHFDVASRASATYDKVIIAIAKSDDKRCMFDLDQRKNIVIASTKSLKNVEVHTFDGLLTDFCKKHNCRLLIRGLRTVNDFEYERSLSLIYKSLDPEIESVFFINNPKYSHIHSSLIRQLIIQKADISAMVREEAEKLIRNYMGE
- the pheA gene encoding prephenate dehydratase; its protein translation is MKIGYLGPENSYSYLVAQKVKSPEDTIIQFPTFIDVALAVGNLTDKAVLPIENSLEGAVSNTLDILAWECELYITKEICLEINHKLIMKKTGDFNNIKKIITHAQAYGQCRKFLAKRYPSAEIVYTSSTSKAVESIEDDYTAAIAGEHNLNQDLKALPETIQNDTNNITRFVVLEKEPRHHNTNQKISIIFDAENKPGGLLKILQILHEHSLNMTKIESRPFKNRYGNYIFFVDFLGNVNDQNVQSAFDKIKKSTTYFKYLGNY
- a CDS encoding 3-deoxy-7-phosphoheptulonate synthase encodes the protein MFTLVKTIDQPKTIKEMLPVTEELKAVKHERDLEITRIIMGESDKLLVLIGPCSADNETAVLDYVGRLAKVAEKIKDKVFIVPRIYTNKPRTRGEGYKGMLHQPDPNKETDIQSGLIALRRLHLRALQEFGMSCADDMLYPENHYYVDDLISYVAVGARSVENQQHRLVASGIGMPTGMKNPMNGSMHVLLNSIHAAQIPNEFKFNFWQVKTDGNPLAHAILRGAVDTNGINVPNYHYEDVVKFSALYEASGLKNPTIIIDTNHSNSGKNPFEQIRIVKEVLANKKSSSLFGKYVKGFMIESYIQDGKQDVNGKEYGKSITDACLGWEKTEKLLYYIAENA
- a CDS encoding 3-deoxy-7-phosphoheptulonate synthase, which produces MFRIKKEIDSPEKIKEYLPFPEDLKELKQKRDQEAIDIICGKSSKLLLIIGPCSADNESAVLEYVRRLGKLQERVAEKIFIIPRIYTNKPRTRGEGYKGMLHQPDPNSGTDIQEGILSLRRMHINAIKESGLTAADEMLYPDNYAYVDDLLTYVSIGARSSENQQHRLVCSGIDLPVGVKNPMNGSLQVLLNSIYAVQIPNEFKYHHYQVQTDGNPYAHAILRGAVDTNGIHIPNYHFEDVIKFSKLYEKTGLKNPSIIIDTNHSNSGKDAMQQIRIVHEVMSNKKYSKEFAKHFKGFLIESYLQDGAQDIDGKEFGKSITDPCIGWAKTERLVFDIAEQL